From a single Sander vitreus isolate 19-12246 chromosome 4, sanVit1, whole genome shotgun sequence genomic region:
- the tgfa gene encoding protransforming growth factor alpha, whose amino-acid sequence MMTRIFWDIIFVISGSLFTIGAGPSNLTIIEASISIDTNFTAAPNTSTSSSATTGSGSTTTTTIAPTTATTIPPVKSSLFTFGAEPSNSTIIEASISIDTNFTASPHTSTSSSATTGSRSTTTTTIAPTTATTIPPVKKFVAAAVRSHFDDCPDSHRHFCFHGTCRFLILEETPACVCHPGFIGMRCEHADLLAVVATNHRQQTVATVLVLCVIGCVLIMLLCTLLHCWWRQDCRRRSHAHHYVPEKHGASCHPSESVV is encoded by the exons GTTCCCTCTTTACGATTGGAGCAGGGCCGAGCAATTTGACAATTATTGAAGCCAGCATTTCCATCGATACAAACTTCACTGCTGCTCCGAACACCTCAACAAGCAGCTCTGCAACAACCGGCAGCGGAAGCACAACTACCACAACTATTGCACCTACTACAGCAACTACCATCCCTCCAGTTAAAA gtTCCCTCTTTACATTTGGAGCAGAACCGAGCAATTCAACAATTATTGAAGCCAGCATTTCCATCGATACAAACTTCACTGCATCTCCGCACACCTCAACAAGCAGCTCTGCAACAACCGGCAGCAGAAGCACAACTACCACAACTATTGCACCTACTACAGCAACTACCATCCCTCCAGTTAAAA AGTTTGTGGCAGCGGCTGTTCGGTCTCATTTTGATGACTGTCCAGACTCCCACCGCCATTTCTGCTTCCACGGCACATGCCGCTTCCTGATCTTAGAAGAGACGCCTGCATGTGT GTGTCATCCAGGCTTCATTGGGATGCGTTGTGAGCATGCAGACCTGCTTGCTGTAGTAGCAACTAATCACAGACAGCAGACCGTTGCCACAGTGCTGGTGTTGTGTGTGATTGGCTGTGTTCTCATCATGTTGTTGTGTACGCTTTTACA TTGCTGGTGGAGGCAGGACTGTCGCAGGCGGAGCCACGCACATCACTACGTCCCAGAGAAGCACGGAGCATCCTGCCATCCTTCTGAGAGTG TGGTTTGA
- the hdhd3 gene encoding haloacid dehalogenase-like hydrolase domain-containing protein 3, whose translation MRAPLRWVLWDVKDTLLKVRASVGEQYCKEAERVGLNLSPVEVEAAFRQVYRHHSSRYPNYGVTHGLDGQSWWMGVVRDTFSQCRVQDPALLNALAHNLYHNFCNAENWEVFSDSKKTLDCCSSLGLKLGVVSNFDSRLEKILHVCGLRSHFSFLITSEEAGISKPSPAIFDQALQRCGVPAASVAHIGDHYVNDYLASRSVGIHGFLLDRHNKHNQPDVPREHRFSSLEELPSQLQLHID comes from the exons ATGCGAGCTCCTCTGCGCTGGGTGCTATGGGATGTGAAAGACACCCTGCTGAAGGTGCGTGCATCTGTGGGAGAGCAGTACTGCAAGGAGGCTGAACGAGTGGGCTTGAACCTCAGTCCTGTGGAGGTCGAAGCTGCTTTCCGCCAGGTGTATCGACATCATTCCAGCAGATACCCAAACTATGGCGTCACTCATGGCCTGGATGGACAGTCTTGGTGGATGGGAGTGGTGCGAGACACTTTCTCCCAGTGCAGGGTACAGGACCCAGCCCTGCTAAATGCATTGGCTCACAACCTTTATCATAACTTCTGCAATGCAGAGAACTGGGAG GTATTTTCAGACTCAAAGAAGACCCTGGACTGTTGCTCTTCTCTAGGATTGAAGCTGGGTGTGGTATCAAACTTTGATAGCCGCCTAGAAAAGATTCTACATGTTTGTGGCCTGCGGTCTCACTTCAGCTTTTTGATAACATCAGAGGAAGCAGGTATATCAAAGCCAAGTCCAGCCATCTTTGACCAGGCACTGCAGAGATGTGGAGTACCAGCTGCTAGTGTAGCTCATATTGGGGACCACTATGTGAATGATTACCTCGCCTCTCGGTCTGTGGGCATCCACGGGTTCCTATTAGACAGACACAACAAGCATAACCAACCTGACGTTCCTCGAGAGCATCGGTTTAGCTCCCTGGAGGAGCTGCCGTCACAGCTTCAGCTTCACATTGACTAA
- the trub2 gene encoding pseudouridylate synthase TRUB2, mitochondrial, producing the protein MATPAIRMFRRLEGLFCVYKPSGVHWKLVRDSVETNLLKGLNATSSQPLPQEVRFLAHPVSETEAPKGLTLSASCVPVLSKHPLVTGPEFQHIRVGVGHRLDAFSSGVLVLAVGHGNKAMNDLYRTRVTRDYTLEGEFGTATDDFSHTGRVVERSTYGHITQDKLDKVLAMLQGANQKALLMYSNVDMHSQEAYEMAVQGLLGPEGKSPPILTGLRCIHFQPPNFTLEVQCLNETQKYLRKVVHEIGLELRSTAACKGVRRTRDGPFTLQDALTHHHWTASDVIQAIRQYHSKKKSKIFPHTDQGHSIATT; encoded by the exons ATGGCAACTCCAGCTATTCGGATGTTTCGCAGGTTAGAGGGTCTGTTTTGTGTGTACAAACCCTCTGGTGTCCACTGGAAACTCGTACGGGATAGCGTCGAGACAAATCTTCTTAAAG GTTTGAATGCTACATCGTCCCAGCCACTTCCTCAGGAGGTCCGCTTCTTGGCACACCCAGTCAGTGAGACTGAAGCACCCAAAGGACTCACACTGTCTGCATCCTGTGTGCCAGTACTGTCCAAGCATCCTCTGG TGACTGGACCTGAATTCCAGCATATCAGAGTTGGAGTAGGACATCGCCTGGATGCATTCTCTTCTGGTGTTCTGG TTCTCGCTGTCGGGCATGGAAACAAGGCCATGAATGATCTCTACAGAACACGAGTCACAAGG GATTACACTTTGGAGGGTGAATTTGGGACTGCAACAGATGATTTCTCTCACACAGGCAGAGTTGTGGAAAGATCCACCTACG GTCACATCACACAGGATAAGCTTGACAAAGTATTGGCGATGCTGCAGGGAGCCAATCAAAAGGCCTTGTTAAT GTATTCCAACGTAGACATGCACTCGCAGGAAGCCTATGAGATGGCTGTGCAAGGTTTACTGGGTCCAGAGGGGAAATCGCCGCCTATTTTGACAGGCTTGCGTTGCATTCACTTCCAGCCCCCCAACTTCACTTTAG AGGTGCAGTGTCTAAATGAAACTCAGAAATATTTGCGCAAAGTTGTGCATGAGATAGGACTCGAGCTGCGCAGCACAGCAGCGTGTAAAGGAGTTAGACGGACCAGAGACGGCCCCTTCACCCTGCAGGATGCCCTGACCCATCACCACTGGACTGCTTCTGATGTTATACAGGCCATCAGACAATACcactctaaaaaaaaatctaaaatattcCCACACACAGATCAAGGACACAGCATTGCAACCACCTGA